A single region of the Enterobacter cloacae complex sp. R_G8 genome encodes:
- a CDS encoding maltoporin, translating to MNTTIRSVSVALAAALASPSLFAASSVPIDFHGYLRSGVGVSRDGGMEEWQKNKIGRLGNEADTYGELELGSEVYKKNDVSFYLDSMVSMVSDGSNDNETTLDDDAQFGLRQLNLQIKGLIPGDPNAVIWGGKRYYQRHDLHIIDTKYWNISGSGAGIENYTLGPGAVSVAWIRGDANDVDYRVDGDSDVNINYIDLRYAGWKPWAGAWTEVGIDYAMPNPTNKQKEYGGLYEADNGVMVTGEISQDMFGGYNKLVLQYANKGLAQNMVSQGGGWYDMWNYVNDASGYRVINTGLIPITDKFSFNHVLTWGSADDTTQYTDKSRLISLVGRAQYQFTEYVRLIGEVGGFYQKDTYTDGSNYKQSGEKYTIALGLADGPDFMSRPELRVFASYLNDSEHGKSFEDGTASNTWNFGVQVEAWW from the coding sequence ATGAACACGACGATCCGCTCTGTATCTGTTGCGTTGGCTGCCGCGTTAGCGTCTCCATCGCTGTTTGCAGCGTCTTCAGTACCGATTGATTTTCATGGATATCTTCGCTCCGGCGTGGGCGTCTCACGGGATGGTGGGATGGAGGAGTGGCAAAAAAACAAAATTGGCCGTCTGGGTAACGAGGCCGATACCTATGGCGAGCTGGAACTGGGCTCTGAGGTCTACAAAAAGAACGACGTCAGTTTCTATCTCGACAGCATGGTGAGCATGGTCTCAGACGGCTCCAACGACAATGAAACCACCTTAGATGACGATGCCCAGTTTGGCCTGCGCCAGCTTAACCTGCAGATCAAGGGGCTGATCCCCGGGGATCCCAATGCGGTGATTTGGGGCGGTAAGCGCTACTACCAGCGCCATGACCTGCACATCATTGATACCAAATACTGGAATATTTCCGGCTCCGGTGCGGGTATTGAGAACTACACGCTTGGCCCGGGCGCAGTCTCCGTTGCGTGGATCCGCGGCGATGCCAACGACGTGGACTACCGCGTGGATGGCGACAGCGACGTTAACATCAACTACATCGACCTTCGCTATGCGGGCTGGAAGCCGTGGGCGGGCGCGTGGACGGAAGTGGGTATTGATTACGCCATGCCAAACCCGACCAACAAGCAGAAAGAGTACGGCGGGCTGTACGAGGCCGATAACGGCGTGATGGTCACCGGTGAGATCAGCCAGGATATGTTTGGCGGCTATAACAAGCTGGTGCTGCAGTACGCCAATAAAGGTCTGGCACAGAACATGGTGTCACAGGGGGGTGGCTGGTACGACATGTGGAACTATGTGAACGATGCCAGCGGCTACCGCGTGATTAACACCGGCTTAATTCCCATTACCGACAAGTTCTCCTTTAACCACGTCCTGACCTGGGGCTCGGCAGACGACACCACGCAGTATACCGATAAATCGCGCCTGATTTCACTGGTGGGCCGCGCGCAGTATCAGTTCACCGAGTACGTGCGTCTGATTGGTGAAGTAGGCGGGTTCTACCAGAAAGATACCTATACTGACGGTTCTAACTACAAGCAGAGCGGTGAGAAGTACACGATCGCCTTAGGTCTGGCGGACGGACCTGATTTTATGTCACGTCCCGAGCTACGCGTGTTTGCCTCTTACCTGAATGATTCCGAACATGGGAAATCCTTCGAAGACGGCACCGCCAGTAATACCTGGAACTTCGGCGTGCAGGTTGAAGCCTGGTGGTAA
- a CDS encoding PTS transporter subunit EIIB: MNSQITQRLIPAFGGDDNIEHVEACITRLRVTVKDLNKVDSEALQNEGALGVIIIGQQVHAIFGRQSDALRQLLDEHFNQ; this comes from the coding sequence ATGAACAGTCAAATTACCCAGCGTTTAATTCCCGCGTTTGGCGGCGACGATAATATCGAACACGTCGAAGCCTGTATTACCCGCCTGCGCGTGACGGTAAAAGATTTAAATAAAGTTGACTCAGAGGCGTTACAGAATGAAGGGGCGCTGGGCGTAATTATTATTGGCCAGCAGGTGCATGCCATATTTGGCAGGCAGTCTGATGCCTTACGTCAATTATTAGATGAACATTTTAATCAGTAA
- a CDS encoding beta-galactosidase gives MNKFAPLSPKVAALLHGADYNPEQWENYPGIIEKDIAMMQQAKCNVMSVGIFSWAKLEPREGEYDFAWLDNIIEKLYAAGIHIFLATPSGARPAWMSQKYPEVLRVGRNRVPALHGGRHNHCMSSPVYREKTMKINSLLAARYSHHPAVLGWHISNEYGGECHCSLCQERFRDWLKARYKTLDALNHAWWSTFWSHTYTDWSQIESPAPQGEVSIHGLNLDWRRFNTAQVTDFCRHEVAPLKVANAELPVTTNFMEYFYDYDYWQLAKAIDFISWDSYPMWHREKDETALACYTAMYHDMMRSLKGGKPFVLMESTPSTTNWQPTSKLKKPGMHILSSMQAVAHGADSVQYFQWRKSRGSVEKFHGAVIDHVGHLDTRVGREVTRLGEMLARLPEVAGCRTEARVAIVFDQQNRWALDDAEGPRNMGMEYEKTVNEHYRPFWEKGIAVDVIDADGDLSRYALVIAPMLYMVREGFAGRAEAFVANGGHLVTTYWTGVVDETDLCHLGGFPGPLRKLLGIWAEEIDCLGEGERNLVQGLAGNAAGLQGPYQVRHLCELIHTETAQALATYRDDFYAGRPAVTVNRFGKGKAWHVASRNDLPFQRDFFAAIIDELALPRAIDGDFPPGVVATARTDGETTWVFVQNYTAQQQIITLPGGYTDCMTDAAAAGDTALLPWDCRVLRRKA, from the coding sequence ATGAATAAATTTGCGCCTTTAAGCCCTAAGGTCGCGGCGTTATTGCATGGCGCCGACTATAACCCGGAGCAATGGGAGAATTATCCCGGTATTATTGAAAAAGATATCGCCATGATGCAGCAGGCGAAATGTAATGTGATGTCGGTAGGGATATTTAGTTGGGCGAAACTGGAACCGCGTGAAGGGGAATATGATTTTGCGTGGCTGGATAATATTATTGAAAAACTGTATGCGGCAGGTATTCATATTTTCCTTGCTACGCCAAGCGGCGCGCGTCCGGCGTGGATGTCGCAAAAATACCCTGAGGTGCTGCGCGTCGGGCGCAACCGCGTGCCCGCGCTGCACGGAGGCCGGCATAACCACTGCATGTCGTCTCCGGTCTACCGCGAAAAGACGATGAAAATTAACAGCCTGCTGGCGGCGCGTTATTCGCATCATCCGGCGGTGCTGGGCTGGCATATCTCCAATGAGTACGGCGGCGAATGCCACTGTAGCCTGTGCCAGGAACGCTTCCGCGACTGGCTAAAGGCGCGCTACAAAACTCTCGACGCGCTGAACCATGCGTGGTGGAGCACCTTCTGGAGCCACACCTACACCGACTGGTCGCAGATAGAGTCCCCTGCGCCGCAGGGAGAAGTGTCGATTCACGGCCTCAACCTCGACTGGCGTCGCTTCAATACCGCACAGGTGACTGATTTCTGCCGCCATGAAGTGGCCCCGCTAAAAGTAGCGAATGCGGAACTGCCGGTAACCACCAATTTTATGGAGTATTTCTACGATTACGACTACTGGCAGCTTGCGAAGGCGATCGACTTTATCTCCTGGGACAGCTACCCGATGTGGCACAGGGAGAAAGACGAAACGGCGCTTGCCTGCTACACCGCCATGTATCACGACATGATGCGTAGCCTGAAGGGCGGTAAGCCCTTCGTGCTGATGGAATCGACGCCGAGCACCACCAACTGGCAGCCAACCAGCAAGCTGAAAAAGCCGGGGATGCATATTCTCTCGTCAATGCAGGCGGTGGCGCACGGAGCGGATTCGGTGCAGTACTTCCAGTGGCGTAAAAGCCGCGGGTCGGTGGAGAAATTCCACGGCGCGGTTATCGACCACGTGGGTCATCTGGATACCCGCGTCGGGCGTGAAGTGACGCGCCTGGGCGAGATGCTGGCACGCCTGCCGGAGGTTGCAGGTTGCCGTACCGAGGCCCGGGTGGCGATTGTCTTCGACCAGCAAAACCGCTGGGCGCTGGATGATGCGGAAGGCCCGCGCAATATGGGAATGGAGTACGAAAAAACCGTCAACGAGCATTATCGTCCGTTCTGGGAAAAAGGGATCGCGGTGGATGTCATTGACGCTGACGGCGATCTGAGCCGCTACGCGCTGGTTATTGCCCCCATGCTCTACATGGTGCGCGAAGGTTTCGCCGGGCGGGCGGAAGCCTTTGTGGCTAATGGCGGGCATCTGGTGACGACCTACTGGACCGGCGTGGTGGATGAGACCGATCTCTGTCATCTGGGCGGTTTCCCGGGCCCGCTGCGCAAGCTCCTCGGCATCTGGGCGGAAGAGATTGATTGCCTTGGCGAGGGGGAGCGAAACCTGGTTCAGGGGCTGGCGGGCAATGCCGCAGGTCTGCAGGGGCCATACCAGGTTCGTCATTTGTGCGAGCTGATCCACACCGAAACCGCCCAGGCGCTGGCGACCTACCGGGATGATTTCTACGCCGGACGGCCGGCAGTAACGGTCAACCGTTTTGGCAAAGGCAAAGCCTGGCACGTGGCGTCGCGTAACGATCTGCCGTTCCAGCGCGATTTCTTTGCCGCCATTATCGACGAACTGGCTCTGCCGCGCGCCATTGACGGCGATTTCCCTCCGGGAGTGGTTGCGACGGCGCGCACGGACGGCGAAACGACCTGGGTGTTTGTGCAGAACTACACGGCCCAGCAGCAGATCATCACGCTGCCGGGTGGCTACACCGATTGCATGACCGATGCCGCCGCTGCGGGCGATACCGCTCTGTTGCCCTGGGACTGTCGGGTGCTCAGGCGCAAAGCGTAG
- a CDS encoding arabinogalactan endo-beta-1,4-galactanase, which produces MKRLKPALLAVCLSCGLAASAFAADAVKTRPFNAIPADFIKGADISTLLEAEQHGAKFYNQNGQQQDAIAILKANGVNYVRLRLWVDPQDASGKTYGGGSNNLENTIALAKRVKAQGLKLLLDFHYSDFWTDPGKQFKPKAWEKMDYPQLKTAIHDYTRDTIARFKQEGVLPDMVQIGNEINGGMLWPEGKSWGQGGGKFDRLAGLLNAAISGLKENLTGGEQVKIMLHLAEGTKNDTFRWWFDEIAKRDVPFDIIGLSMYTYWNGPISALKANMDDISKRYNKDVIVVEAAYGYTLDNCDNAENSFQAKEEKDGGYPGTVQGQYDYIHDLMQSVIDVPGHRGKGIFYWEPTWIAVPGTTWATKAGMKYIHDEWKEGNARENQALFDCQGKVLPSITVFK; this is translated from the coding sequence ATGAAAAGACTCAAACCCGCTTTGCTCGCCGTTTGCCTCTCATGTGGCCTTGCCGCGAGTGCTTTTGCTGCCGACGCGGTGAAAACGCGTCCGTTTAACGCCATTCCTGCCGATTTTATTAAGGGGGCGGATATTTCGACCCTGCTGGAAGCCGAACAACATGGCGCGAAATTCTATAACCAGAACGGCCAGCAGCAGGATGCGATTGCGATCCTGAAGGCCAACGGCGTGAACTATGTGCGTCTGCGCTTGTGGGTAGATCCGCAGGATGCGAGCGGCAAGACCTATGGCGGTGGCAGTAACAACCTGGAAAACACGATTGCGCTGGCGAAGCGCGTGAAGGCGCAGGGCCTGAAGCTGCTGCTCGACTTCCACTACAGCGATTTCTGGACCGATCCGGGCAAACAGTTCAAGCCAAAAGCCTGGGAGAAAATGGACTACCCGCAGCTCAAAACGGCGATCCATGACTACACCCGCGACACCATCGCCCGCTTTAAGCAAGAGGGCGTCCTGCCGGACATGGTGCAGATCGGTAACGAAATCAACGGCGGCATGCTGTGGCCGGAAGGCAAAAGCTGGGGGCAGGGCGGCGGCAAATTTGACCGTCTGGCCGGACTGCTCAACGCCGCGATTAGTGGGCTAAAAGAGAATCTGACCGGCGGCGAGCAGGTGAAAATCATGCTGCACCTGGCGGAAGGGACCAAAAATGACACCTTCCGCTGGTGGTTTGATGAGATCGCGAAGCGCGACGTGCCGTTCGATATCATCGGGCTGTCGATGTACACCTACTGGAACGGCCCGATAAGCGCGCTGAAGGCCAATATGGATGACATCAGCAAGCGCTATAACAAAGACGTGATTGTGGTGGAAGCGGCCTACGGCTATACGCTGGACAACTGCGATAACGCCGAGAACAGCTTCCAGGCGAAAGAAGAAAAAGACGGCGGCTATCCGGGCACTGTTCAGGGCCAGTACGATTATATTCACGATTTGATGCAGTCCGTTATTGACGTGCCGGGCCATCGTGGCAAAGGCATCTTTTATTGGGAGCCGACCTGGATTGCCGTACCGGGCACCACGTGGGCGACCAAAGCTGGCATGAAATATATCCATGACGAATGGAAAGAGGGGAATGCTCGCGAGAATCAGGCGTTATTTGATTGCCAGGGCAAAGTGCTTCCGTCAATAACCGTATTTAAGTAA
- a CDS encoding sugar ABC transporter permease, whose product MAQSQSIKREKWVRLSLSWLVIVLVSIVIIYPLVWTVGASFNAGNSLLSSSIIPENFSVQHYADLFNGQVNYMTWYWNSMKISFLTMVLTLISVSFTAYAFSRFRFKGRQNGLMLFLLLQMIPQFSALIAIFVLSQLLGLINSHLALVLIYVGGMIPMNTYLMKGYLDAIPKDLDESARMDGASNFRIFIEIIMPLSKPIVAVVALFSFTGPLGDFILSSTILRTPDKYTLPIGLYNLVAQKMGASYTTYAAGAVLIAVPVAILYLALQKYFVSGLTSGSTKG is encoded by the coding sequence ATGGCTCAATCACAAAGTATTAAACGTGAGAAGTGGGTTCGCCTCTCGCTCTCCTGGCTGGTTATCGTGCTGGTCTCGATAGTCATCATTTACCCGCTGGTGTGGACGGTCGGTGCGTCGTTTAACGCGGGTAATAGCCTGTTGAGCTCGTCGATTATTCCGGAGAACTTCTCGGTGCAGCACTATGCCGACCTGTTCAACGGCCAGGTGAACTACATGACCTGGTACTGGAACTCAATGAAAATCAGCTTCCTGACCATGGTACTGACCTTAATCAGCGTCAGCTTTACCGCCTACGCGTTTTCGCGCTTTCGCTTTAAGGGGCGCCAGAACGGTCTGATGCTGTTCCTGCTGCTGCAGATGATCCCCCAGTTCTCGGCGCTGATTGCCATCTTCGTGCTGTCGCAGCTGCTGGGCCTTATCAATAGCCATCTGGCGCTGGTGTTGATCTACGTGGGCGGCATGATCCCGATGAACACTTACCTGATGAAAGGCTACCTCGATGCCATCCCGAAAGATCTGGATGAATCCGCGCGCATGGACGGGGCCAGTAATTTCCGGATTTTCATCGAAATTATCATGCCGCTTTCGAAGCCGATTGTGGCGGTGGTGGCGCTGTTCTCCTTCACCGGGCCGCTGGGGGATTTCATCCTCTCCAGCACCATTTTGCGCACCCCGGACAAATACACCTTACCCATCGGGCTTTATAACCTGGTGGCGCAAAAAATGGGTGCCAGCTACACCACCTACGCGGCAGGCGCGGTCCTGATTGCGGTGCCGGTGGCGATCCTCTACCTGGCGTTACAAAAATACTTCGTCTCCGGCCTGACCTCCGGGAGTACCAAAGGATAA
- a CDS encoding carbohydrate ABC transporter permease — translation MSIIPENFARPHGAGRHAWTGLLLAFIPGFGQFYHRQWLKGIIFLVLLISFIGVFADFLREGLWGLVTLGEEVPRDNSIFLLAEGIISVLIAAFGVMVWYLSMRDAWVNGRKRDAGLALNSVRKQYQMLLSDGFPYLMITPGFILLVFVVVFPILFGFAIAFTNYNLYHTPPARLVDWVGFKNFINIFTLSIWRSTFFDVLQWTVVWTLLATTLQCSVGVLLAILVNQKDLRFKPLIRTIFILPWAVPGFVTILVFAGMFNDSFGVINNAILAFFGIAPKAWMTDPFWTKTALIMMQTWLGFPFVFAMTTGVLQAIPDDLYEAATMDGASSATKLRTITLPLVLYSIAPILITQYTFNFNNFNIIYLFNNGGPAVVGSNAGGTDILVSWIYKLTMSSSQYAIAATITILLSIFVVGLALWQFRATKSFKNDDMA, via the coding sequence GTGAGTATCATCCCGGAAAATTTTGCCAGACCGCACGGGGCCGGGCGCCATGCCTGGACCGGCCTGCTGCTGGCGTTCATTCCCGGCTTCGGCCAGTTCTACCATCGTCAGTGGCTGAAAGGGATCATCTTCCTGGTACTGCTGATCAGTTTTATTGGCGTATTTGCCGATTTTCTGCGCGAAGGGCTGTGGGGGCTGGTGACGCTGGGTGAGGAGGTGCCGCGGGACAACTCCATCTTCCTGCTGGCTGAGGGGATCATCAGCGTGCTGATCGCCGCGTTTGGCGTGATGGTCTGGTACCTGTCGATGCGTGATGCGTGGGTGAATGGCAGAAAACGCGATGCGGGGCTTGCGCTTAACAGCGTGCGCAAGCAGTACCAGATGCTGCTGAGCGACGGCTTCCCGTATCTGATGATCACGCCCGGCTTTATCCTGCTGGTGTTTGTGGTGGTTTTCCCGATCCTGTTCGGCTTTGCCATCGCCTTTACCAATTACAACCTCTATCACACGCCGCCGGCCAGGCTGGTGGACTGGGTTGGGTTTAAGAACTTCATCAATATCTTCACGCTTTCTATCTGGCGTTCGACCTTCTTCGACGTGCTGCAGTGGACGGTGGTCTGGACCCTGCTCGCCACTACGCTGCAATGTTCGGTAGGCGTGCTGCTGGCCATTCTGGTGAACCAGAAAGATCTGCGCTTTAAGCCGCTGATCCGCACCATCTTCATTCTGCCCTGGGCGGTGCCGGGCTTTGTCACCATCCTGGTGTTTGCCGGAATGTTCAACGACTCCTTTGGGGTGATCAACAACGCCATCCTGGCCTTCTTCGGCATCGCGCCAAAAGCGTGGATGACCGATCCGTTCTGGACCAAAACGGCGCTGATTATGATGCAGACCTGGCTCGGCTTCCCGTTTGTTTTCGCCATGACCACCGGCGTGCTGCAGGCCATTCCGGACGATCTGTACGAAGCGGCGACCATGGACGGCGCCAGCAGCGCGACTAAGCTGCGTACCATCACGCTGCCGTTGGTGCTGTACTCGATTGCACCGATTCTGATCACGCAATACACCTTCAACTTCAATAATTTCAACATCATCTACCTGTTTAATAACGGCGGACCGGCGGTGGTAGGGTCGAATGCGGGTGGGACGGATATCCTGGTGTCGTGGATCTACAAACTGACGATGTCCTCTTCGCAATATGCGATTGCGGCGACCATCACTATCCTGCTGTCGATCTTTGTCGTCGGGCTGGCGCTGTGGCAGTTCCGCGCCACGAAATCGTTCAAAAATGACGACATGGCGTAA
- a CDS encoding extracellular solute-binding protein codes for MKKNILAALILSTLAVQAHATAQLNVWEDIKKSSGIKDAVADFEKQYDVKVNVQETPYAQQLEKLRLDGPAGIGPDVLVIPNDQLGGAVVQGLLTPLNLEAKQTEQYTPASINAFKMDNALYGVPKAVETLVLIYNKDLIDKPLNSLQDWYDFSKQQRAKNQYGLLAKFDQIYYSWGAISPMGGYIFGHNDKGGYNASDVGLNKPGAVEAVTYLKKFYADGIFPAGILGDNGLNAIDSLFTEKKAAAVINGPWAFQPYEAAGINYGVAPLPTLPDGKPMSSFLGVKGYVVSTWSKDKALAQKFIEFINQPQYVKTRYIATREIPPLTAMIDDPVIKNDEKASAVAVQSARATAMPGIPEMGEVWGPANAALELSLTGKQDPKAALDSAEKQVQMQIEAMQASNQ; via the coding sequence ATGAAAAAGAACATACTCGCTGCTCTGATCCTCTCTACGCTCGCGGTACAGGCTCACGCCACCGCGCAGCTTAACGTCTGGGAAGACATCAAGAAGTCGTCCGGTATTAAAGATGCGGTGGCTGACTTTGAAAAACAGTACGACGTTAAGGTCAACGTCCAGGAGACACCTTACGCCCAGCAGCTGGAAAAACTGCGTCTGGATGGCCCGGCGGGCATTGGCCCGGACGTGCTGGTGATCCCTAACGATCAGCTGGGCGGTGCCGTGGTGCAAGGGCTGCTGACCCCCCTGAATCTGGAGGCTAAGCAGACCGAACAGTACACCCCGGCCTCAATCAATGCCTTCAAAATGGATAACGCCCTCTACGGCGTACCGAAAGCGGTCGAGACGCTGGTGCTGATCTACAACAAAGACCTCATCGACAAGCCGCTCAACTCGCTGCAGGACTGGTATGACTTTTCGAAACAGCAGCGCGCGAAAAACCAGTACGGCCTGCTCGCCAAGTTCGACCAGATTTACTACAGCTGGGGGGCAATTTCCCCAATGGGCGGCTACATCTTCGGTCATAACGACAAGGGCGGCTATAACGCCAGCGACGTTGGCCTGAACAAGCCGGGCGCGGTAGAGGCCGTGACGTACCTTAAAAAATTCTACGCCGACGGGATCTTCCCGGCCGGGATACTCGGTGACAACGGCCTGAACGCCATTGACTCCCTGTTCACCGAGAAGAAAGCGGCAGCCGTGATCAATGGGCCGTGGGCATTCCAGCCGTATGAAGCGGCCGGGATCAACTACGGCGTTGCGCCGCTGCCAACGCTGCCCGACGGCAAGCCTATGAGTTCATTCCTTGGCGTGAAAGGCTACGTTGTCTCCACGTGGAGCAAAGACAAAGCCCTGGCGCAGAAATTTATCGAATTCATCAACCAGCCGCAGTATGTGAAAACACGCTACATCGCCACGCGTGAGATCCCGCCGCTTACCGCGATGATTGACGATCCGGTTATCAAAAACGACGAAAAAGCGAGTGCCGTCGCGGTACAGTCGGCGCGCGCAACTGCCATGCCGGGCATCCCTGAAATGGGTGAAGTCTGGGGGCCAGCCAACGCCGCGCTGGAGTTGAGCCTGACCGGCAAACAGGATCCTAAAGCCGCGCTGGATAGCGCAGAAAAACAGGTCCAGATGCAAATCGAAGCCATGCAGGCCAGCAACCAGTAA
- a CDS encoding ABC transporter ATP-binding protein, with amino-acid sequence MSNIQLRNVTKRFGDTVTLHNVNLEIEDGEFAVFVGPSGCGKSTMLRMIAGLEEISEGEVLIGNEVMNDVAPSHRGVAMVFQSYALYPHMTVAENMGYGLKVNKVPKEQIRHQVEMVAKTLQLSHLLDRKPKQLSGGQRQRVAIGRAIVRNPRVFMFDEPLSNLDAELRVEMRLHLARLHQELKTTMVYVTHDQIEAMTLADKIVVMNYGRVEQMGAPMDLYYKPANKFVAGFIGSPKMNFLPATVEAWQPGKLTVRLSQQKSLTLTMTTTPLQPGSQVTLGIRPEHLTTDLHRGTRLEFNCEVVERLGNNTYLFGQCYGHDNVKILLPGDVKFAPWQKIDVAFDDHHCMVFDDQDVRVSADIEDAVRSVA; translated from the coding sequence ATGTCAAACATACAGTTAAGGAATGTCACCAAGCGCTTTGGCGACACCGTCACCTTGCACAACGTGAATCTTGAAATTGAAGACGGGGAATTCGCCGTCTTTGTTGGCCCTTCCGGCTGCGGTAAATCGACCATGCTGCGCATGATTGCCGGTCTGGAGGAGATTAGCGAAGGTGAAGTCTTAATCGGTAATGAGGTGATGAACGACGTCGCGCCTTCCCACCGCGGCGTGGCCATGGTGTTTCAGTCCTACGCGCTCTATCCGCACATGACGGTCGCCGAAAACATGGGCTACGGGCTGAAGGTGAATAAGGTCCCAAAAGAACAGATCCGTCACCAGGTGGAGATGGTGGCAAAAACGCTGCAGCTCTCCCACCTGCTGGATCGCAAACCTAAACAGCTCTCGGGCGGGCAGCGCCAGCGCGTGGCAATAGGCCGCGCCATCGTGCGTAACCCGCGCGTCTTTATGTTTGATGAACCGCTCTCTAACCTGGACGCCGAACTGCGCGTCGAGATGCGTCTGCACCTTGCCCGCCTGCACCAGGAGCTGAAAACCACCATGGTGTATGTCACGCACGACCAGATCGAAGCGATGACTCTGGCCGACAAGATCGTGGTCATGAACTATGGTAGGGTTGAGCAGATGGGCGCCCCGATGGATCTCTATTACAAACCGGCAAATAAGTTTGTCGCCGGGTTTATCGGTTCTCCGAAGATGAACTTTCTCCCGGCGACCGTTGAAGCCTGGCAGCCCGGTAAGCTTACCGTCAGGCTATCGCAACAGAAGTCGCTCACGCTCACGATGACCACCACACCGCTGCAGCCGGGCAGTCAGGTCACGCTGGGCATCCGCCCGGAACATTTAACCACCGACCTTCACCGCGGCACACGGCTGGAATTTAACTGTGAAGTGGTGGAGCGACTGGGAAACAATACTTACCTGTTTGGGCAATGCTATGGCCATGACAACGTGAAGATCTTGCTGCCGGGCGACGTGAAGTTCGCGCCCTGGCAGAAGATAGACGTGGCGTTTGACGACCATCACTGCATGGTGTTTGACGACCAGGATGTACGGGTGAGCGCTGATATCGAAGATGCGGTGCGTTCGGTGGCTTAA
- the hpxK gene encoding allantoate amidohydrolase has protein sequence MSPAAERVMARADALAAISETPDGLTRVYLSTQHLQANQLVGQWMSQAGMTVWQDSVGNICGRYEAQQEGAPAVLLGSHLDTVRNAGRYDGMLGVLTAIEVVDSLHQQGVRLAQAIEIVGFCDEEGTRFGITLLGSRGLTGTWPENWLDTCDASGISVAQAMVQAGLDPARVALAARRQEDFSACLELHIEQGPCLEQEGLALGVVEAINGARRLNCHFTGEAGHAGTVPMAHRKDALAAAAEWMVQVENTTRQRGGNLVATVGALRCLPGAVNVIPGEVALSLDIRGPQDAPLDALLTELLIQAEQIAARRGLSFNAEEFYRIAATPCDASLQSLLGEAVTSVQGRTLSLPSGAGHDTIALAERWPVGMLFVRCKGGISHHPAESVMAEDVALAIEAFGRAVRALADGGAR, from the coding sequence ATGAGCCCGGCGGCAGAGCGGGTGATGGCCCGTGCCGATGCGCTGGCCGCCATCAGCGAAACCCCGGACGGCCTGACGCGGGTTTATCTCTCCACGCAGCATCTGCAGGCCAACCAGCTGGTCGGGCAGTGGATGAGCCAGGCGGGCATGACCGTCTGGCAGGACAGCGTAGGGAATATTTGCGGGCGCTATGAGGCGCAGCAGGAGGGCGCGCCGGCGGTACTGCTTGGCTCGCATCTGGATACCGTGCGCAATGCCGGGCGCTACGACGGCATGCTCGGCGTGCTCACCGCCATTGAGGTGGTGGACAGCCTGCATCAGCAGGGCGTGCGCCTGGCGCAGGCCATCGAGATTGTTGGTTTCTGCGACGAAGAGGGGACCCGCTTCGGCATTACGCTGTTAGGCAGTCGCGGCCTGACGGGCACCTGGCCGGAGAATTGGCTTGATACCTGTGATGCCAGTGGCATAAGCGTGGCGCAGGCGATGGTGCAGGCGGGGCTGGATCCCGCACGGGTGGCGCTTGCCGCACGGCGGCAGGAGGACTTCAGCGCCTGTCTGGAGCTGCATATTGAACAGGGGCCGTGCCTGGAGCAGGAGGGGCTGGCGCTGGGGGTGGTGGAAGCCATTAACGGTGCGCGGCGTCTGAACTGTCACTTTACCGGCGAAGCCGGGCATGCCGGAACCGTGCCGATGGCGCACCGTAAAGATGCCCTGGCCGCGGCTGCCGAATGGATGGTGCAGGTTGAAAACACCACCCGCCAGCGCGGCGGCAATCTGGTTGCCACGGTGGGGGCGTTACGCTGTCTGCCCGGCGCGGTCAACGTTATTCCCGGCGAAGTGGCGCTCTCACTGGATATTCGCGGCCCGCAGGATGCCCCGCTGGACGCACTGCTCACTGAACTGCTCATTCAGGCGGAACAGATCGCAGCCCGGCGTGGGCTCAGTTTCAACGCCGAGGAGTTTTACCGGATCGCCGCCACGCCGTGCGATGCCAGCCTGCAATCGTTGTTAGGGGAGGCCGTGACATCGGTTCAGGGCCGCACCCTATCGCTGCCGAGCGGTGCCGGGCACGACACCATTGCGCTGGCAGAACGCTGGCCGGTGGGGATGTTGTTTGTGCGCTGCAAGGGGGGCATCAGCCACCATCCGGCGGAGTCGGTGATGGCTGAGGATGTTGCCCTGGCGATTGAGGCGTTTGGGCGGGCGGTGAGAGCGCTGGCTGACGGTGGCGCGCGTTAA